From a single Nicotiana tomentosiformis chromosome 2, ASM39032v3, whole genome shotgun sequence genomic region:
- the LOC104096353 gene encoding uncharacterized protein has protein sequence MRNHENRPTGSTPLPEVDEVYSHYTKHEKGRGRGRGQGKKIPRVNYFPKKNNHQKWKEKDEKSKANGSETECYHCGGKGHWANICRIPRHLVELYQASLKNKGLKLILSVTMNLTSPTWMW, from the coding sequence ATGAGAAATCACGAAAATCGACCCACTGGGTCTACACCATTGCCTGAAGTGGATGAGGTGTATTCACATTATACTAAGCATGAAAAAGGTCGTGGTCGTGGCCGTGGACAAGGAAAAAAAATTCCTCGTGTTAATTATTTTCCGAAGAaaaataaccaccaaaagtgGAAAGAGAAAGATGAGAAGTCAAAGGCAAATGGTTCAGAAACTGAATGCTATCATTGCGGTGGAAAAGGGCATTGGGCAAATATTTGTCGTATACCAAGAcatttggttgagctttatcaagcgtCTCTGAAGAATAAAGGCCTGAAGCTAATTTTATCTGTGACAATGAATTTGACATCACCCACTTGGATGTGGTAG
- the LOC138904389 gene encoding uncharacterized protein yields MTNITKRKFVALKTSGKKYMTWVLDAEIHLDAMGLGDAIKDKNKASIQDCAKALIFLRHHLDKGLKIEYLTVKDPLVLWNGLKERYDNLKLVTLPQTRYDWAHLRLQDFKSVSEYNSTMFRITSKLKLCEDSITDYDMLEKTFTIFRTSNMILQQQYREKGFKKHSKLISLLLMAE; encoded by the coding sequence atgaCTAATATTACGAAAAGGAAGTTTGTTGCCCTTAAAACTTCGGGCAAGAAATATATGACATgggtgttggatgctgaaattcatttagatgcaatgggtcttggagatgccattaaagataaaaataaagcatcTATCCAAGATTGTGCTAaggccttgattttcttgcgccatcaccttgatAAAGGGTTAAAAATAGAATATCTCACAGTCAAAGATCCACTTGTTTTGTGGAATggcttaaaggaaagatatgacaacttaaagttggtcactcttccacaaacacgatatgattgggctcatctgaggctccaagactttaagtctgtttctgaatACAATTCTACGatgttcagaattacttctaaattgaaactctgTGAAGATAGTATCACtgactatgatatgcttgaaaaaacgtTCACAATATTTCGTACCTCCAATATGATCCTGCAACAACAGTATAgagagaaaggtttcaagaagCACTCTAagttgatttctcttctccttATGGCTGAATGA